The proteins below are encoded in one region of Berryella intestinalis:
- a CDS encoding glutaredoxin family protein: MAKLENHVLYWRPTCPFCVRVVNYLDEHGIECDMRNVLEDPTAYDDLVVIGGKRQIPCLVIEGRALYESSDIIEHCAQHA; this comes from the coding sequence ATGGCCAAACTCGAGAACCACGTCCTGTATTGGCGGCCCACGTGCCCGTTTTGCGTGCGCGTCGTAAACTACCTGGACGAACACGGCATCGAATGCGACATGCGCAACGTGCTGGAAGACCCGACCGCCTACGACGACCTCGTCGTTATCGGCGGAAAACGGCAGATCCCCTGCCTCGTGATCGAGGGACGGGCGCTGTACGAGTCATCCGATATCATCGAGCACTGCGCACAGCACGCCTAA
- the rdgB gene encoding RdgB/HAM1 family non-canonical purine NTP pyrophosphatase, giving the protein MKTVVIATNNAHKASEIAAALPFESWEFKTLGEMGIASDPDETETTFEGNARIKALAARAASGGVAVLADDSGLEVDALGGAPGVFSARYAGEHASDKDNNDKLLAELAEVSDEKRTARFVCTLVFIDEDGSEHVARGTVEGRIGRTPRGDGGFGYDPLFWPDVFDGKKTLAEVPQNEKTAVSHRGNALRDLRSRLETVYR; this is encoded by the coding sequence ATGAAAACCGTCGTCATCGCCACGAACAACGCGCACAAGGCTTCCGAGATCGCCGCCGCCCTCCCCTTCGAGTCCTGGGAGTTCAAAACCCTCGGCGAGATGGGCATCGCATCGGACCCCGACGAGACCGAAACCACCTTCGAGGGCAACGCGCGCATCAAGGCGCTTGCCGCGCGCGCGGCAAGCGGAGGGGTAGCCGTGCTCGCAGACGACTCGGGGCTCGAGGTGGACGCCCTCGGCGGCGCGCCGGGCGTGTTTTCCGCCCGCTACGCCGGCGAGCACGCATCCGACAAGGACAACAACGACAAGCTACTCGCCGAGCTCGCCGAAGTTTCAGATGAGAAACGCACTGCGCGTTTCGTGTGCACGCTGGTGTTCATCGACGAGGACGGCAGCGAGCACGTCGCCCGCGGAACCGTGGAGGGCCGTATCGGGCGGACGCCCCGAGGCGATGGGGGGTTCGGATACGACCCGTTGTTCTGGCCCGATGTGTTCGACGGGAAGAAGACCCTGGCGGAGGTGCCCCAGAACGAGAAGACTGCGGTGTCGCATCGCGGAAACGCCCTGAGGGACCTGAGGAGCCGACTCGAAACGGTCTACCGCTAA
- the ybaK gene encoding Cys-tRNA(Pro) deacylase, with product MGKHSVEKKTNAQREVEASGCSFAFHTYNPERALSGTEVAAELGQNPDQVFKTLVTRAKSGAHYVFMVPVGCELDLKKAARAVGEKAVQMIRERELYPLTGYVHGGCSPLGMKREFPAVADETALLFDRIVFSGGRRGAQIEMAADDLAKLISLSFADIIA from the coding sequence ATGGGAAAGCACTCCGTTGAGAAAAAGACCAACGCACAGCGCGAAGTGGAGGCGAGCGGCTGCTCCTTCGCCTTCCACACGTACAACCCCGAACGCGCCCTGTCGGGAACGGAAGTAGCCGCCGAGCTGGGCCAAAACCCCGACCAGGTATTCAAGACGCTGGTCACCCGGGCTAAATCGGGCGCCCACTACGTGTTCATGGTGCCCGTGGGATGCGAGCTTGATCTGAAGAAGGCGGCGCGCGCCGTTGGCGAGAAGGCTGTCCAGATGATACGGGAGCGCGAGCTTTACCCGCTTACCGGCTACGTGCACGGAGGCTGCTCCCCGCTGGGCATGAAAAGGGAGTTCCCTGCGGTCGCCGACGAAACCGCGCTGCTGTTCGACCGCATCGTGTTCTCGGGCGGACGGCGCGGAGCGCAGATCGAGATGGCGGCCGACGACCTCGCGAAGCTGATCAGCCTCTCGTTCGCGGACATCATCGCGTAA
- a CDS encoding L,D-transpeptidase family protein, protein MRGRSKHPKHGKHAKPSFGAPSKSSAKQDASASSAEGASAAASYTETGSADADAPESTGEENEVGASKQGTVDEGQPLLEGVVPLYDPATGGKKKKASAGRIAAIVLGSLLGLLLVAYLAGAAVFSYWFYPGTTIGTIDASLKTPDQVSAAIDSSLSSYKVRVKGDGFSYEADSSEAGLKIDADAVVKSMHERLNPFAWPVSVFKRNHDLSDLLVASYNSTDLGQSVKSAVDAFNETATAPTNAQVVYDTGKKSFVIEPEKTGTRLDADAVMEAVGKAVVSMQDAVSIGEAQLEQPTVRSDDPRVTEALEEASTMSSASLRLTTEGKELLRIDSQSISKSVSISDDYEVAFNEDDLNQSIDEVLAAYNTVGSERRYTRPDGKEVTVSGGVYGWRVDTEDLYEQIVEGVKEGAQKDIEISFASKGSQASVNGGPDWGSRYVDVDLSEQHARFYDGGSIIWEADIVSGKPDGKYDTPPGVWWVNAKQSPSTLEGYEGKKKIYTTKVQYWMPFEGNAIGFHDAPWQAEFGGTRYKDGFGSHGCINLAPSKAAELYGIIQSGDCVVVHY, encoded by the coding sequence TTGAGGGGCCGCAGCAAGCATCCCAAGCATGGCAAGCACGCGAAGCCGTCTTTCGGTGCGCCGTCGAAGTCGTCCGCGAAACAGGACGCTTCGGCCTCTTCTGCCGAAGGCGCCTCCGCTGCCGCCTCTTACACCGAAACCGGCTCTGCCGACGCCGATGCGCCCGAATCTACCGGAGAGGAAAACGAGGTCGGCGCATCCAAGCAAGGTACTGTCGATGAGGGGCAGCCGCTCTTGGAAGGGGTCGTCCCCCTGTACGATCCTGCGACGGGCGGTAAAAAGAAGAAGGCTTCTGCGGGCCGCATCGCGGCGATCGTGCTCGGCTCTCTGCTCGGTTTGCTTCTGGTAGCGTATCTGGCGGGCGCCGCGGTGTTTTCGTACTGGTTTTACCCGGGCACCACGATCGGCACGATCGATGCGTCGCTTAAAACGCCCGATCAGGTTTCCGCTGCGATCGACTCCAGCCTCTCTTCGTACAAGGTGCGGGTGAAAGGCGACGGCTTTTCCTACGAGGCCGACTCCTCCGAGGCGGGCTTGAAGATCGATGCGGACGCCGTGGTCAAAAGCATGCACGAGCGTCTCAACCCGTTTGCGTGGCCGGTTTCCGTGTTCAAGCGCAACCACGACCTCAGTGACCTTTTGGTTGCGTCGTATAACTCCACTGATCTGGGGCAATCGGTGAAATCCGCTGTCGATGCCTTCAACGAGACCGCAACCGCCCCGACGAACGCCCAAGTGGTTTACGATACCGGGAAGAAATCGTTCGTGATCGAGCCCGAGAAGACGGGCACCAGGCTCGATGCGGATGCGGTTATGGAGGCGGTGGGCAAAGCCGTCGTCTCGATGCAGGATGCGGTATCGATCGGAGAAGCCCAGCTCGAGCAGCCCACCGTGCGCTCCGACGATCCGCGCGTCACCGAGGCGCTCGAAGAGGCGTCCACGATGTCGTCTGCCAGTTTGCGCTTGACCACCGAGGGCAAAGAGCTTCTGCGGATCGACTCGCAATCGATATCGAAGTCGGTTTCGATATCCGACGACTACGAGGTCGCCTTCAACGAAGACGATCTCAACCAGAGCATCGACGAGGTTCTGGCCGCTTACAACACGGTCGGGTCCGAGCGGCGCTACACCCGTCCCGACGGCAAGGAAGTGACCGTTTCAGGCGGCGTGTACGGGTGGCGGGTCGATACCGAGGACCTCTACGAGCAGATCGTCGAAGGGGTTAAGGAAGGCGCCCAGAAAGACATCGAGATCTCGTTTGCCAGCAAGGGAAGCCAGGCGTCGGTCAACGGAGGCCCCGACTGGGGTTCGCGCTACGTCGATGTGGACTTGTCGGAGCAGCACGCGCGGTTCTACGACGGAGGTTCGATCATCTGGGAGGCCGATATCGTTTCGGGCAAACCCGACGGGAAATACGATACGCCCCCGGGGGTATGGTGGGTGAACGCCAAGCAGAGCCCCTCGACGCTCGAGGGATACGAGGGCAAGAAGAAGATCTACACCACGAAGGTCCAGTACTGGATGCCCTTCGAGGGCAACGCCATAGGGTTCCACGACGCGCCGTGGCAGGCGGAGTTCGGCGGAACGCGGTACAAAGACGGCTTCGGCAGCCACGGTTGCATCAACCTCGCCCCCTCGAAGGCGGCCGAGCTCTACGGAATCATCCAGTCGGGCGACTGCGTCGTGGTCCATTACTAG